A stretch of the Perca flavescens isolate YP-PL-M2 chromosome 10, PFLA_1.0, whole genome shotgun sequence genome encodes the following:
- the mtnr1al gene encoding melatonin receptor type 1A-like, whose translation MMKVPTFHDHDPMRLVDPRHLPQMMSLEDREPTMVEGTLGPRNSTPAGGEGAPGQQHQSFPWVETLLAGVLITTIVVDVIGNLLVIVSVFRNRKLRKAGNAFVVSLAFADLVVAIYPYPLVLTAIFHDGWIAGYIHCQISGFLMGLSVIGSIFNITGIAINRYCYICHSLKYDKLFSNSNTMCYVVLVWALTILAIVPNWFVESLQYDPRVYSCTFAQSVSSLYTITVVVVHFILPIGIVSYCYLRIWILVIQVRRRVKPDTRPKINPHDLRNFLTMFVVFVLFAVCWAPLNLIGLAVALDPRLSQAIPGWLFTASYFMAYFNSCLNAVVYGALNHNFRKEYKRIVLIIFKFHC comes from the exons ATGATGAAGGTACCGACCTTCCACGACCACGATCCGATGCGACTCGTCGACCCGAGGCACCTTCCGCAAATGATGTCCCTGGAGGACCGCGAGCCCACCATGGTGGAGGGGACCCTGGGGCCCCGCAACTCCACGCCGGCCGGTGGGGAGGGGGCTCCGGGCCAGCAGCACCAGTCCTTCCCCTGGGTGGAGACCCTGCTGGCCGGCGTCCTGATCACGACCATCGTGGTGGATGTTATCGGGAACCTGCTGGTCATCGTGTCCGTGTTCAGGAACAGGAAACTCAGGAAAGCAG GAAACGCCTTCGTGGTGAGCCTGGCTTTTGCTGACCTAGTAGTCGCCATCTACCCCTATCCGCTGGTGCTGACCGCCATCTTCCACGACGGCTGGATTGCCGGGTACATCCACTGTCAGATCAGCGGCTTCCTCATGGGCCTCAGCGTCATCGGCTCCATCTTCAACATCACTGGCATCGCCATCAACCGCTACTGCTACATCTGCCACAGCCTCAAGTACGACAAGCTCTTCTCCAACAGCAACACCATGTGCTACGTGGTGCTCGTCTGGGCACTCACCATCCTCGCCATCGTGCCCAACTGGTTCGTGGAGTCGCTGCAGTACGACCCACGGGTGTACTCCTGCACCTTCGCCCAGTCGGTCAGCTCGCTGTACACCATCACGGTAGTGGTGGTGCACTTTATCCTGCCGATCGGCATCGTCAGCTACTGTTACCTTCGCATCTGGATCCTGGTCATCCAGGTGAGGCGGAGGGTCAAGCCAGACACGCGGCCAAAGATCAATCCGCACGACCTGCGCAACTTCCTAACCATGTTCGTGGTGTTTGTGCTCTTCGCCGTCTGCTGGGCGCCGCTGAACCTGATCGGCCTGGCGGTGGCGCTGGACCCCAGGCTGAGCCAGGCGATCCCGGGGTGGCTGTTCACGGCCAGCTACTTTATGGCGTACTTCAACAGCTGCCTCAACGCCGTCGTCTACGGCGCCCTGAACCACAACTTCCGGAAGGAGTACAAGAGGATTGTCCTGATAATCTTTAAGTTTCACTGCTGA